The following coding sequences lie in one Arachis hypogaea cultivar Tifrunner chromosome 4, arahy.Tifrunner.gnm2.J5K5, whole genome shotgun sequence genomic window:
- the LOC112796630 gene encoding L-ascorbate oxidase homolog, giving the protein MARAAISVVMLCLFAATVIAEDPYVYYTWNVSYGTISPFGAPKQAILINDQFPGPEINCSSNNNIVVNVFNNLDEPLLFTWHGIQHRKNSWQEGTPGTMCPILPGTNFTYKFQVKDQIGTYFYYPSLGLHRTAGGIGGLRIFSRLLIPVPYPDPEAEHWFLIGDYYAKSHTALKQILDNGGSLGMPNGVLINGENVKHLHGDNKPQFTMKPGKTYKLRICNVGSKDSLNFRIQGHPMTLVETEGSHTVQNAYESLDVHVGQCFTVLITANQEPREYAVIASTRFTPYILEGKAIISYEGAKKHASLFLPLAPITWFWSLNQFRTFRWNLTASAARPNPQGSYHYGQINITRTIKIVNSVARDDSGKLRYAINGVSHVDPETPLKLAQYYGVADKVFQYNLISDSPDEYINKITVAPNVLNATFRDFVEIVFENPTVSVQSYNLDGYSFFLVGMEEGRWSPDKRESYNLLDAVSRHTVQVFPNSWSAILLTFDNAGMWNLRSENAENRYLGQQMYVSVLSPEKSLRDEYNLPLTQQVCGIVKDMPVPAPVYH; this is encoded by the exons ATGGCTCGTGCGGCTATTTCAGTGGTGATGCTTTGCCTCTTTGCAGCAACTGTGATTGCTGAAGATCCATATGTCTACTACACATGGAATGTCTCTTATGGCACCATTTCTCCATTCGGTGCTCCAAAACAAGCTATCCTCATCAACGACCAATTCCCTGGCCCTGAAATCAACTgctccagcaacaacaacatcgTTGTCAATGTCTTCAACAACCTCGACGAGCCACTCCTCTTCACCTGGCACGGAATCCAACACAGGAAGAACTCATGGCAAGAAGGTACCCCAGGTACCATGTGCCCCATCCTTCCTGGCACCAACTTCACCTACAAGTTCCAGGTCAAGGACCAAATTGGTACCTACTTCTACTACCCAAGCCTTGGCCTCCACAGAACCGCTGGTGGTATTGGTGGTCTCAGAATCTTCAGCAGGTTGTTGATCCCAGTTCCGTACCCAGATCCCGAGGCTGAGCACTGGTTCCTCATTGGTGACTACTACGCCAAGAGCCACACGGCCTTGAAGCAGATCCTTGACAATGGCGGCTCCCTCGGAATGCCTAATGGTGTCCTTATCAACGGTGAAAATGTCAAACATTTGCATGGAGACAACAAACCACAATTCACAATGAAGCCTGGAAAGACCTACAAATTGAGAATCTGCAACGTTGGTAGCAAAGACTCATTGAACTTCAGAATCCAAGGTCATCCCATGACACTTGTTGAGACTGAAGGCTCACACACCGTCCAGAACGCCTACGAGTCTCTCGACGTCCACGTCGGACAGTGCTTCACCGTTCTCATCACCGCCAACCAGGAGCCAAGGGAATACGCCGTTATTGCCTCAACTCGCTTCACTCCTTACATCCTTGAGGGAAAAGCCATCATTAGCTACGAAGGAGCCAAGAAACACGCTTCATTGTTCCTTCCACTTGCTCCCATCACCTGGTTCTGGTCTCTCAACCAGTTCAGGACATTCAGGTGGAACCTTACCGCTAGCGCTGCCAGGCCTAACCCTCAGGGATCTTACCACTACGGTCAGATCAACATCACTCGCACTATCAAGATCGTTAACTCTGTTGCCAGGGATGATAGTGGCAAGCTCAGGTATGCCATCAATGGCGTTTCCCATGTTGATCCCGAGACTCCACTCAAGCTCGCTCAGTACTACGGTGTTGCTGACAAGGTCTTCCAGTACAACCTCATCAGCGACAGCCCCGATGAATACATCAACAAGATCACCGTCGCCCCTAATGTCCTCAACGCCACCTTCAGGGATTTCGTTGAGATCGTCTTTGAGAACCCCACCGTGTCCGTCCAGTCCTACAACCTTGACGGTTACTCATTCTTCCTTGTCGG CATGGAGGAAGGAAGGTGGAGCCCAGACAAGAGGGAGAGCTACAATCTTCTTGATGCTGTGAGCAGGCACACCGTGCAAGTGTTCCCTAACTCATGGTCCGCCATTTTGTTGACATTCGACAACGCCGGAATGTGGAACTTGAGGTCTGAGAATGCCGAAAACCGCTACTTGGGACAACAGATGTACGTTAGCGTTTTGTCACCAGAAAAGTCCTTGAGGGATGAGTACAACCTTCCCCTCACCCAGCAAGTCTGCGGTATCGTAAAGGATATGCCAGTTCCAGCTCCAGTTTACCACTAA